In the Mesorhizobium sp. WSM2240 genome, TCGGCAGCCAAACTCGTTTCGGCGAGAATCCTTCCGATCAAAGTGCCGCAGCCTGAATCCATCGAAGACGTACTATCGCGCACTCAGGCGATGCTCAGGAAGGCTCCTCCGCCATGGCTGCGCAAGCTGCTGGCGGAAACAGGCGCCGCCGGAAAGAAACGATCGTTCGAGGACGAGGGCTGAAATGAGGAGAAGACGAATGTCTGATGCCACAGTTACTTCCGCTGTCAACGAGAACGAGGCGGCCCTCGCCACCCCGTTCGTCAAATGCCTCGTGAGGCTGATCCGTGCTCAGGATTCATACGGATCATGGGAAGGCAAACCAGATGCCGAGCTTCTCGCCGACTTCATCATCACCAAGGAACAGCGGCGTGCGATCCCGATCATTGGCGATCCCGATCCGGACGTGCTGTGGAGGCTCGAGATCTTTTACGCCGCCGTCGGGCTTGCGATCGAGGAGCGATGCGGCCTGATGGCATCGCCGATTATCAAGCTGAGTCCTGAGGGCTTCGGGCGCGTGGTTTTCACGGCAGGACGGTTGGTCGTTCTGTCGAAGACCTTGCGCGACGTTCACCGGTTCGGCTTCGAGACATTCCAGCAGCTCGCCGAGGCCGATACGAAACTGGTCGACGCTGCGATCGCAGCCATCGAAGCCTATCCCGAAGTCGCACGAGCGTGATGGAACCGGGCCTCGGGAAAGGAGATCATGTCAGACCTTGAAGCGCTGCAACGGAAGGTCCGCAAACTTCAGTCGCACGCGGGAGCTGCGAAGATGGAACTGCACGACCTCGCCGAGGACCTTCCAGTCAACTGGACCGAGATCAAGGCAGTCGCCGGGAAAACATTCGACATTTTTGCCGAGTTGGACGCTGCAAGGAGAGAGCTCGCTGCATTGGAGGATTCACTATGAGCGGCTTCGTGACCCGCGACGCCTCCGGATGGAGCCCGGAATATGCGACCGCTCCCAATGCGAAGACCTGCATCGGTTGCGGCCGCTGCTTCAAGATCTGTTGGCGCGAGGTCATGGACCTTCACGGGATGGATGATGCGGGTGAATCCTCGGCGCTCTGCGCCGGCGAGGGCGACGACTTCGACGGCGCATTCAATCAACCGACGCGGCCGATGCCGAATTTTCGTTTTGACGCAAGGCAGTGCTGATGAAGCCACTGGTCCTGATCTGTTCGCAAGATCCGGAGTTCTATCTGGTCCACAGCCACATCCTCGAGGTGGATGGCTTCACGATTGAACTGGCCGGCGGCGTGGAGGAGGCGCTTGCATTGGCCAATGAACGGGAGCCTAAGGCCGTGGTGCTGGACTGCCAGCCGGCAAGCGCGACAGGGTCGACCATCTGTGCCCAGCTCAAAGGGGAGCCCCGGACCGGCGGCCTGCCCGTTATTGCCCTGATCGCGCCCGGCGCCGAGGACCAGCATTTCGATCTCTTGAAGGCAGGCATCGACGAGAGCTTTGTGCGGCCAATCGCACCAGCGAAGCTGCTCGACTATCTACGGGCGAAGCTGGCGCTGGCGAAGCCGGGTTCAAACGGGATTGCAAACGGCAGCTGGCTCTGCTGTGGCGGCCTTGAGATGAAGGTCGATGCCCACCGAGTCCGCGGTAACGGCCACGAGATACACCTCGGACCGATCGAGTTCAAACTGCTGCGGCTTTTGCTCGAGACTCCCGGCAAGGTCTTCAGACGAGACGAGTTGATCGCCGCGGCCTGGCCGGAAAATATCCACATCGGGGAACGCACGGTCGATGTCCATATCAGTCGGATCAGAAAGGCGCTGAAGAGGGCCTCGCCCGGCAGCGTCATTCGGACCATCAGGTCGGCCGGCTACTCGCTCGAGGAGCCGGACGCCGAACCGGAGGCTGAATTGGTAACCGATACCACCTCCCCATCTCCGTCGTGCTGAGCGCGAGACCAGCGGGCTTCGAACGCGCTTGCAGCCCGACATACTCAGAAAGAAGCAGTCAGATGCCTTTCAAAACTGTGCTCAGTGTGACGGGAGCTGACCACTCCGATCAGGACGTCAGACTAGTTGCCAATCTGTGTGCCGAGATCGGCGCACATCTTTCCGTACTGATTATGTCGCCTCCGCCGCTCCTCATGTGGCCGCGGCCGCTATGCGATTGCATCCCCGCGTGGCCTGAACAACGCGCATTGGACAGACTGGAAAAACGGTCCTGGCAAATCGGGAGACTTTCACAGGACATGGACAGACTGGAAAAACAGTCCTGGCAAATCGAGCGATTTTCAAACGACATGGCCAGACTGCAAAAACGGTCTAGGGAAGTCCGGACTCTGTTGAGAGGCATGCGGCTTTCTTATGACGTCGATACCGACTATGGCGATCAGGCCAACATCGGTGACGTGGTGCGACAGCGGGCGCTCTGCGCCGACCTCACAATCGTCGGCCCTGCATTTCTCAACGATGATGATCTCGGACGTCGTGTCATCGACGGCAGCTTGTTCGAAACAGGAAAACCGGTGCTTCTTGTTGCGCCGAAGGGCGCTGAGGCGACTCTGAGGCCACGGCGCGTGCTGGTCGGCTGGAATTCGCGAGTCCAGGCGTCCCGGGCGGTTCGCGAAGCGCTGGATCTCCTATCCGGTGCGGAGGAAGTTCGTCTCGCAGTACTCGATCCGGAGGCGAGCTGCAACGGAAACGGCCTCGAGCCAGAAGCCGGCATCGTTGCCTATCTCGCTCGGCACGGTGTTCGGGTGGCGATCGACCGGTTGCCGAGTGCCGGCCAACCGGTGGCCACGGTACTCGCGCAGCACGCGGTCGACACGTCTGCCGACATGATAGTCATGGGCGCCTATGGCCGCCGCCGAGTGCGTGATCGGATCTTCGGTGGCGTGACGAGATGGATCGTTAAGAAGCCGCCATTGCCGCTGTTTTTGGCTCTGTGACTGGTACCGGAGTAGTGCCGATGCTGTTCGAAGCTCTGCCCCCTGGTCGCCTATCCTGATGCCAATTGGGAGAAAGTCGCAGCAAACGCGCAAATTCGCGGAGCTCTTCGGAGCCAATCTGCACGCACGCGCACTCGCCGTGGCGCACTCAATCGCATGATCATGATCGTCGATCAAGGGGCCGCTGCGAACGCTGGGGGGCTGCGCCCGCGTCTGCCCAAAGAGCTGCCAGACCATCGGCGGCGACAGGATCGCTGCATTGAACTGATGAGACACAACGAGGAGAACGGCGTTGCCCTTTAGAATTTTTTGTGGCGTCCTGGGGCTGGTCCTGTGCGCCAACGCTCTAACGGTCTACTTCATCTTACATTCCATCCGCGCGGCAACCTTCACAACGCTGGCTTGTGCGCTGTTTTTTCAGGTCGCCTATTTCGGAAGCGTGCTCTTGCTGGTCTGGCGGTCTGGCAACTCGGGCAGAGCTGGCCAAAAGGCTCGGCATTGCGGCAGTTGCGGGGAGGTTCGGCACGAATCGTCAGATCATAATAAAAAGGGTGAGGAATGAATCCTCAGATGGACTCCCGCTTTGTCGACGCGTGGCATACCGCGGCTTCCCTTAAGGGGGCCATGACAAGATCATTGCTCAGTTTTACGCTACTTTGGACGAAGCTTGAACACCGGGCTGATCGTTGAAGCGATACCGTGCTTGGCATGGTCGAGGCGACTGCATTCCGGTCGTTTCAATGCCGAGGGAGATGGATGTTTTCGGTCCCTTAGACATTGGTGGCCTATCGCAGCACGCCGGCTTCGGGTTGTTTCGTCTCGATGACGAACGAGGTGCTAGAAATATAACGGGCTCTTCTGGGACGTCGAAGAGCGCAGCTGGCCTCGAATCAAGCGCGGTATTAGGAGGACGTCCATAGCTGCTTTCAACCCAATCACGTATCGCTGGAGAGACCATGCTGGGAAAATTCGAACGCTACCCGCTCACCTTTGGACCCACGCCTATCGAGAGGCTCGATCGCCTCGGCAAGCATCTAGGGGGAAAGGTGGAAATCTACGCCAAGCGCGAGGACTGCAACTCTGGTCTCGCCTTCGGCGGCAACAAGCTCCGCAAGCTCGAGTACATCGTCCCCGATGCGATCGCGTCGAATGCCGATACGCTTGTGTCCATTGGCGGCGTGCAGTCCAACCACACGCGGATGGTCGCCGCGGTCGCCGCCAAGATTGGCATGAAATGCCTCCTGGTCCAGGAGAGCTGGGTACCACATGAGGATGCCGTCTATGACCGGGTCGGCAATATTCTCTTAAGTCGCATCATGGGAGCAGAGGTGCGCCTGGTCGACGAGGGCTTCGATATCAGCATCCGCCCCAGTTGGGAACAGGCGCTCGATGAGGTCAAGTCAAGGGGCGGCAGACCCTATGCAATACCAGCTGGAGCTTCCGTTCACAAATATGGCGGTCTCGGCTATGTGGGGTTCGCGGAGGAGGTGCGCGCGCAGGAGAAGCAGCTTGGGTTTGCTTTTGACTACATCGTGGTCTGCACGGTCACGGGTTCAACGCATGCCGGCATGCTCGTCGGGTTCGCCAAGGAAGGCCGACAGCGCACCGTGATCGGTATCGATGCTTCCGCCACCCCAGCCCAAACTAAGGCGCAGGTGCTAAACATTGCCCAGCATACTGCGAAGCTCGTGGATCTTGGCACGGAAATCGTCGAGGAGGACGTGGTGTTGTTGGAGGAGTACGCGGGCCCGAGTTATGGTGTTCCGTCCGAGGAAACGAAGGCGGCCATCCGCCTGTGCGCGCGGCTCGAGGGTATGATTACTGATCCCGTCTACGAAGGCAAATCGATGCAAGCGATGGTCGACCTGGTTCAGAAAGGCTTCTTTCCAGAGGGATCGAGGGTCCTTTACGCGCACCTCGGCGGGGCGCCGGCGATCAACGGCTACAGCTACACCTTTCGTAACGGCTGACGCTCGACAGATTGCAACGTCCCTGCCGTGCCGGCGATGCGCTCGAGATTCGGGTGAGTGGAATTTTCGCAGATCGACGGTGGAAAGGACTCCAGCAGCTGCCGTCGGATATACGTCAACTCACGCTCTTTCCGGTGGGCGAGGTGAAGCGGTCACTTGCTCAATCAGAGGCAATTTAATCCATGTCATACGCGGTCAAGGAGATATTCTACACGCTTCAAGGTGAAGGGCGTAATGCTGGGCGGGCTGCCGTATTCTGTCGTTTCGCTGGATGTAACTTATGGTCGGGGCGTGAAGCTGACCGCGCTACGGCAATCTGCAGGTTTTGCGACACCGATTTTGTTGGTATGGACGGCGCCGGCGGCGGACGCTTTGCGACCGCGCGGGAGCTTGCATCTGCCGTTGAGCAGGCTTGGCATGGGGCCGGGGCAGGGGAGCGTCTAGTCGTCCTCACTGGAGGGGAACCGCTTCTGCAGGTAGACGAAGACCTCATAAAAGCTCTACACGACGTGGCATTCGAAATCGCTGTGGAGACCAACGGTACCATTCACCCGCCGACTGGCATCACCTGGCTTTGTGTCAGTCCGAAGGCCGGCGCACCGCTCGCAGTCACGGTCGGGGACGAACTTAAGCTTGTCTATCCTCAGCCTGGTGCGGAGCCCGAGCTTTTTGAAGGCCTCGCATTCAAGCACCTTTTACTTCAGCCGATGGACGGGCCCGAACGCGAGGCGAATACGGCGGCCGCCGTCGCCTATTGCCTTGCCAACCCACGCTGGCGACTGACTCTTCAAACTCACAAATTTCTTGGGATCCCATGAAAATTACACAAGCTTTCACGTTCGAGGCAGCACACCGCCTTCCGCGGGTGCCGGAAACCCATCGCTGCCATCGAATGCATGGCCACTCGTACCGTGTGGAACTTCGTCTCGAGGGGCCAGTGGATCCGGAGACGGGCTTTGTTGTCGATTTTTTTGACGTGGAAGCTGCTTTCGGCCCCCTTTTGCAGCGTCTGGACCATCACTGTCTGAATGACATCGAGGGCCTCGAAAATCCCACCGCCGAAAATATCGCAATCTGGCTCTGGGACCGAATCAAGCCGATCCTGCCGCAAATTGCGTCGGTGACAGTCTACGAGACCCCCCAATGCTGGGCTGAATATGAAGGGTGAGACGATGCTCCAGGATTCGGAGACTGCGCTCGTTCTCTTCTCCGGCGGCCAAGATTCAACCACCTGCTTGGCTTGGGCTCTCGACAAATTCGAGCGCGTCGAGACGATCGGCTTTGACTACGGGCAGCGGCATCGGATCGAACTTGAGGTTCGGCCGCGTGTGCTCGATCGAATGCGGAGGGACTTTCCGGGTTGGAGCAGTCGACTCGGCGAGGATCACCTCATCGACATAGCGGTGCTTGCGCAGGTGAGCGAAACTGCGCTTACCCGCGGTGTAGAGATCGCGATGCAGGAGAACGAACTCCCGAATACGTTCGTGCCTGGCCGCAATCTTCTCTTCTTAATCTTCGCTGCCGCGGTCGCGTATCGTCGGGGCGCGAAGCATCTGGTCGTCGGCGTCTGCGAGACGGATTACTCAGGCTACCCCGATTGCCGAGACGACACCATCAAGGCGATGCAACTCGCCTTGAACCTCGGGATGGAGACACGCTTTGTCATCCACACTCCGTTGATGTGGATCGACAAGGCGCAGACCTGGGCGCTGGCGGAGCGCCTGGGGAGCGAGACACTTGTTCACCTCATCTGCGAGGAAACCCACACCTGCTACAAGGGCGACCGCAAGCACCGCCATGCCTGGGGTTTCGGTTGCGGAGACTGCCCAGCGTGCAAATTACGCGCTCGAGGATGGGAGCGATTCTGCTCCTCTCCAGCGAGCGCGCAGCGCAACCGATCCGCGCCTGTGCCGCCGTGCGCGCCGGCACGCTCAATCTGACCAGCTGACGATCGAGGTCACCGCTGCAGCGAAGGATACAGTCCCTGGCGAATGGTTCGGCTGATGGAGACAGCCGAAGGCGGTCGCCCTCGCTGTCGCAAGATCGTCGGTCGTGCGTCCTGCCTTTGCTTTTCCGGCGGTCAACCTTACGGCGTTCCTGGCGGGCTGCGGAACCATCGCCGGAGATTGGCACGAGCGGTCTCAATCGCGCCGAACGGCGCGCTTTTGTGTTCGCCGACGGATCGAGGCCCCTGTCTTCAGTTGGCAGCTTGCACTGGAGCGCGCCGAATGGCTGGAACATCGGACATCGCTCGACATCATTGCCTCGCGCGTCGACCTGACCCGTCGGGCCATTCTTCGCGGACTCTCTCAGGCGTGATGCAGCCGTATTCTGGTGTCCACGCCGGTGCGGATACGTCTTGCCAATCATGGCGAAGCAGGTGTCCTCATCGTCGGCGCCGCCGCCTTTCGATCTGACGGCGCTGCCATGCCCTGCAACGATCCTGCTTCGGTCGGCGGCGGCCAACATGTTCTGTCGCGGCGTGCCGACCAGCACGTCCAACTCGGTGGGTTCGGGCGTGAAGGTACTCAGCCCATCCCCCTCCATTTCGACGCAGTTGAAACACCGCCTCTGAGCTTTGGTAGAATGCCTCAACCGTCTGACGGCGCACGGGCGGTTGCCAAAGAGCCTCTCTCCGCCGGAAGCGCGTGGCCGACTGTTCGTCGGCGCTCGACGGTTCGCTTGCGCTTGCAAATGACAAACTCAGCAGGACGAGTGTTCAGACCTTTTATGTGGGTTGATGCTGACCAATGATGACACTGGTCAGTCCCATACGAACGGCAGCGCATCTTGATCGCCTTCGAATCCTGGGCTGCCTTTGCGTGCATACGGACCTAACTGTCTGCGATCTAGCGGAGATTTTGGGTCTGAGTCGCAAGCAAATGTGCGACACGTCCTGTTCAGCCGTGTCAGGTTAGAGACGGCATGTTCGAAAGCCGACGCTGAGGCGCGAGTATTCCATCGATGGGGCCACGCCGTTGCACATTGTTTTCCCGTCTTTCAAGCAAAAACCGCAAAAAGTCTTTGATGGCACGTCGATTGCAACACTGCAAAGGACCCGCGCGACCACGGCGGTCTCCTAGTTGTCCCCGCAGGAGTTCAGATGAAACTTCCTCGATTGGTCCAAATCGATTGCCATAGACGCTGCACAGTTGAGTGCGTTCCCGCCGCTTCGTCCATGTCGACTGAGAGCCACCGAATCAAGACCGCTGATCGAAATTGCACTGCTTGCCCCAAGCACAAGTCTGCGATGTAGCGCGAACGCAACTCCTATCGCGCCTTGCATTCCCACGAAAGCCAACGGAGTCCTAAAGAAATGAACGTGCCGAGCTATTCCGAGGCCCTGGAACTTGCGATCGACCGCTCGTACGACATCAATTTGGACATGTTGAGGGCGCGAAATTTGCTCCTTGACACGTACAACGACTATCTCGTCGGCACATATCCTCCTCTCAAGGCAATGGGGGATCTCGATGCCAAGCGGCTGCTGGCTCGGGTTGCGTCGTCAGTCGACCTCTATTTCCACATTCCCTTCTGTAACCAGTATTGCACCTTTTGCCACTTCGGCAAGGAAATCAATCCGTCTCCATCCCGAGTGGAGCAATATTTAGCGGCGTTAAATAAAGAGATGATGTGGTCAGACGCGGCGCTTAAGGGCAAAGTTATTGAGACCGCCTTTTTTGGAGGTGGCACCCCATCATTTTTAACCAAGCCTCAACTAAAGACGCTTTTTAACATTATTAACCAGCGATTTGATTTATCAATGTCAGAAGTAAGTTTCGAATTGCATCCCTCTCTTGTAAAGAATGTAGATGCTGCGGATCGCCTTTCGACAGTCCTTGAAGGTGGCGCAAATCGCTTCGTCCTCGGCGTTCAAACTCTAGATCCGAAAATCTTGCGCATATTGAATCGCGGGCACGGCGTAGACGAGGTGACACAAATTGTAAAATTGCTAAATGAGATGGACGTCGGGAATCTATCCCTCGATCTTATGTACGGCCTGCCCGAGCAAACGTTCCGAAGCTGGTACGACTCACTTGTCGGCTTATTGGATATGGGAATAGAGAAGTTCAACATATTCCCGTTGATGTTTAAATCGACAGACCCCATCGCCCGCCAATTAGCCAGAGGACGATATCAATTCGCTGGTTCGAAGGAGCGGATGATAATGCATTTTATGGCGGAACACATCCTCACCGCGCTCGGCTATCGGCACGGGCCGATTTTCTATTGGACTAAGAAGTTACAGCCGCACTCCGTTCAACAGTGCCGTAAATACGATTCCTGGAACGACAATAATCTTGTCCCGTTTGGGGTTAGCGGATTTGGCTACATGAGTCAGTGCCAGTTCTATAACGAAGCAAACTTGGATCGCTATCTATCCAGAGTTGAGGCGGGCGAAAAACCAGTTTGGAAAGGTGTAGTACTGTCGGAAGATGATCTAATGCGCAGAACAATAATGTTTGCCTTGCGAAGCAGCGGAGTGTTGCTATCTCGCTTCGAGCATGAATTTGGGATCTCCATAGAAAAGTACTTTGGCCGAGAGATTAACACCCTAGTGGAAGCGGGACTTGTCAGCATTTCAGAGGATGGCGTTCTTTCGTTAACTGCAGCCGGCATTATCAATTCGGGTGCTGTATCGCTGCTATTTTTTTCGGACAATGTGCTTGATCGGGTCGCGTACAACGATAGCAGGATAACAGACAAACGAACTGACCTGATCGAAAAACACGATTACTCGCCCGCGGGAAGATACGGGTCAAGTGAAGAAATGCAAGCTGTCTTTCGGTGAAGTCTGGGGGCTCGTCAATGGTCGCTAAGTCGCCCTTTTCTGTCCCGGACCAGACGTCCCATCGGGCGCAGGGGATTTTTTCTCATCTGACCGACAGCATCGATTGCCGGCAGCGAATACGCCCGCTCGGGAATGTTAGCGATTTTGTCGCCGACCAACTCCCGCACCATATCGCGGAGATCAAAGGTAGTGAACGGCCAGATGAAACGGTCAAGGCGCTTGGGCATAGCATTAACACGATGATAGCGGGAACGGACTGTGAGGCGCACCTACTGAATCTGTCGCAGTCCGAGTTTGGAGTGGCTAAGACAGACATCCAGTATCTCGTCAATTGTGCTTATCAGATGTCCGCGATTGCGGGCCTTCATCCCGTCGATGCCGAGTTAACGGTAGGAGAGCCGCTTAGGCGAATTGCACGCTTGAGCCGCCAGCGGCAGCCTAGCATTGATGTTCTCTCCTATGAAGATATGATCCTTACCAATCCGCTGGAGAGCGATCCACGAGTATATTGCCTCGGCTCAGCCGGCGTCGAGGAGCGAGATTTTTGTCTGGGTCATCAACTCATTGAGAGCGACTTACAGTCGGCAATGGACGCTCTACTTGAATTGCGTGACGCGGTGGGCGCGGATGCGGACCAGTGTCTTGCGCTGTGCGTGAAGTCCCTGGAGTCGGCGAATTATGTACTGGAGCGCTTTTATGAACATTTATCGCCTGATCTATTCGGCGAGTTTCGCATGTTCTACGGAAAAAACCCTTACAAGGATAGGCTTGGCCCAAGCGGTCGTTTCTCTGCCCGGATCGTGGCGGTCTCGGTGCTACTGATCGGTGAAGAACTCTTCCACCAGAAACCACAATTTTATAGGGATGTGTATCGGCTGTCAGAGTACTATCCGCAGGCATGCATTCACGAGGTATTCCGCTGGTTGTCACCAGACAAGGGGAGCGCGCGGCTCCAGCCAAGCTGGCTGGAAGGGGCAGCGGACTTTCCCAAGCTTGCAACCATTTCGCCCGTCCTGGAGCGCCACGGCAGTGACATCAGAAACCTGCGAGCGGCCTGTGTTTGTGCGCTGGATCGGTTTACCCGGATGCACCGCAGGACGGCATTGAAATATACGATTGAACCGGGTCGTCCAATCGTCGGAGTTGAGGCGGCGGAGAGTGTTGAGGCGGTACTTTCACAGCGGCTTTTAACGGCAGTGCATCAAAGCTAACTGCGGTACCTGCCGAACTAAAAACGTATCATGATGCCACGGACAGCGTCCGAAACCAGAAAGGTGATGGTCGATGTCTCAAGACGAAGTGATCTTTCGTCGGTTCGAGACAGGGGATGCCGATGATGTATGGCACCTGCACAGACGCGCATCTGAGACTGTTGGTGTGTGTGGTCCGCAAGGGGTGTGGGAGGATGATTTACGCAATGTCGGAAAGGTATACATTGCGTCAGGCGGAGATTTCGTAGTTGGGCATATTGGTCCCCAGCTCGTTGCTATGGGTGGATTGAAACCTGTTGACGATGATGTCGCAGAGCTGAAACGTATGCGGGTCCATCCCGCCTTTCAACGGCGAGGGCTTGGAAGGAGGATTCTTAGTGAAATGGAATCGCGAGCCGTTGCTCTGGGATTCAAGTGGATAGCGCTTGACACGACTACCGTCCAAGTAGGGGCTCAAAGAGTTTATGAGACCGCTGGCTATATTCGCTGCGCGGAAGGGATGTTGCACGGATATGCAGTGATCTTCTACAAGAAGCGGCTCACCGGCCAGGATGACTGTTGAAATTCTGCCGAGAAGTGACCCGAGAGTTTCACCGAGAACCGACCCACCATTTGTACGTTTTGAGTTTCAGGTTGAGGTCAAGTTTTGGCACCATGTTTTTAGCTTCGTAGGCGGTGCTGTGTCTTTTGAGTAGCCGGCCGATCGTTACTGCGGTGATTTTGCTTTTATGCGCGCGACGAGCTCTTCGTCCGACAAAACTGTCGAACTGTCGAGGAAGTCGTCCCACTCGTGATCGAAAGACGAGCATGGGCGAGCATTTGTCTCAACTCGTCAATCCCATTGTCAGTGAGAGCGGTGATTGCCTCATTCGTGCCATCGTAGACGCTGATGATACCGCCCTAGGAGAGTTTGTCGTCGTTGCTGACGATCGCCTGAAGGACCGAAGGAGCGAAGGAGCGAAGGAGCGAAGGAGCGAAGGAGCTCAGGATCTTCTCCAAGCTTATTCGCGACGTGGTCTATGGTGAAGACGTAGGTGATGGTAGCCATCAGGCGGCCTTGGCCATCAAAGCAAAATCACCGCTACGGCACCGCTGGTCACCCTTCGACCTGGTTGGCGAGTTGCGTCAATCGCCCGGTGCGGAGCCATGCGGTGCACATGAGTTTCCCGTCTTTCAAGCAAGGCCCGAAAAAAAAGTTTTCGGTGGCACGTTCAGCATCGCTGAAATCTGCGAGCGCGATGGCGCACCCCACCAGTCGCACAAATTGAGATAGCCGAGATCGCTTGCGCTGTCACCGAATCCGATCGCTGGCCGATCTCCAGACTCCGAGCGGATTTTCCTCAAGAGGAACTCTACTGCTCGGCGCTTTGAAACCGGCGGGGGAATGAGCGCGAAGTTGTTTCCGTTGTGATGGCGTATCCAACCCGCATCGTCGAACTCAAATTTCAGTTCCGCCAGCCTATTGCCATCACCGTTGATTTCTTTGAAGACGGCATATGTGGCCATATCCATTTCTTCAACGATCCACGAACGAACGGACATTTTGCCAGCCTCGGCTCCTTGCCGACCTATTTCAAGTACCTTGTTCAGTGCCTCCCTGTGAGGGATCAGTTCTTTAGAAATGACATCGTGCCATTCCTTCAGATGCGCACCGTCCGGTTTAAGGATGACAGCGCCGTTGGCTACAATTGCATAGCTGTTGAACGCGATCTTGACGTTCCCGTAGGCCGTGGTGCCACGTGCCGTGACGGGAATGACTTGTGACGTACTCAGCAGCCAATCGATCATCGCAACCTGCCGCGGGGTCATCATGGAATGATGTCCGTTCGAGGAGATCGCAGCTAGAGCCAGTTTGTCCTGGCTGCCTTTCGGACACTTTGCCCGCGTCTGGAACAATGTGTCATCCAGATCGGCAAACACGACTGGCTGCATGGCGGGATCTGCGGATTCGACGGGTTGATCAGGCATTGCACTCGATCCGCGATACATATTTGGAATCGGTTTCTTCAACGTGGAGAGATCCCAGGCAGATGAGTTTGGTTATGCGTTCATATCTATGCCAACCGCCTTTCGTCAAAGCGATGGTCAGCCCTGTTATAATCAAGATAGACATCTGTTTACTAACAAGAGTTGCCGTCACGACGGTCGATCAGCAAACCGGATGAATCGAAACGCCGAGCCCAAGCTCGATCCTGGTTGAATCGGATCGGAAATTTGGATCAAAGGCAATATAATCAAGTTTTCTAAACCTTCTTTATTATAGTAATGGCGCGATATGGCTGGAGTTTTGTCGGGTCGACCTGGAAAGGGATATTCTTCTCCCGGATCAGATGCCGCAGCGCTGCCAGTTCAGCGTCTTCAACGGAAGACAGGAATACAATTTGAGGCATGCGGCGCAGAATTGCCCTCGTGGCTTCCGCAATCCCTGGCTTGATCCGATTGATATTCTCGACGGCAAACTCTGCAGCAATTCGATTTATTGCCTCCCGCGATCGTCTCTGATTGCTTGACCGGTCGTTGTCCGTCCACCGCGCGGGCTCATGATTTTGGCCTAGCGCGGCGACGGCATGGGTCCATACATTGTCCACGAAAGCAGCTGAGATATCGTGGGACATCAAGTGATCCCATCTGACTGTACCGTGAAAATCTTCCGGACCTGTGACCTCCTCGTTCAGTATCGAACGGCTGATCAGCCCGGACACGGTGCTTCCGAGTATTCCCGATGGAATGAGCCAGTCTTCGCCCGAGGCCGCAAGCCACGCGCGGCCACAGGGGTCAGACAGAACCACCAGCTTTGGCGGCTGTGCAGAAAATGAATGGAAGCTCCGTTCCAGCTCAGTGGAAATAGCGCCTTTGCCGGTCCAGCCGTCAACAAACA is a window encoding:
- a CDS encoding NifX-associated nitrogen fixation protein; translated protein: MSDATVTSAVNENEAALATPFVKCLVRLIRAQDSYGSWEGKPDAELLADFIITKEQRRAIPIIGDPDPDVLWRLEIFYAAVGLAIEERCGLMASPIIKLSPEGFGRVVFTAGRLVVLSKTLRDVHRFGFETFQQLAEADTKLVDAAIAAIEAYPEVARA
- a CDS encoding CCE_0567 family metalloprotein gives rise to the protein MSDLEALQRKVRKLQSHAGAAKMELHDLAEDLPVNWTEIKAVAGKTFDIFAELDAARRELAALEDSL
- a CDS encoding response regulator transcription factor, which encodes MKPLVLICSQDPEFYLVHSHILEVDGFTIELAGGVEEALALANEREPKAVVLDCQPASATGSTICAQLKGEPRTGGLPVIALIAPGAEDQHFDLLKAGIDESFVRPIAPAKLLDYLRAKLALAKPGSNGIANGSWLCCGGLEMKVDAHRVRGNGHEIHLGPIEFKLLRLLLETPGKVFRRDELIAAAWPENIHIGERTVDVHISRIRKALKRASPGSVIRTIRSAGYSLEEPDAEPEAELVTDTTSPSPSC
- a CDS encoding universal stress protein, yielding MPFKTVLSVTGADHSDQDVRLVANLCAEIGAHLSVLIMSPPPLLMWPRPLCDCIPAWPEQRALDRLEKRSWQIGRLSQDMDRLEKQSWQIERFSNDMARLQKRSREVRTLLRGMRLSYDVDTDYGDQANIGDVVRQRALCADLTIVGPAFLNDDDLGRRVIDGSLFETGKPVLLVAPKGAEATLRPRRVLVGWNSRVQASRAVREALDLLSGAEEVRLAVLDPEASCNGNGLEPEAGIVAYLARHGVRVAIDRLPSAGQPVATVLAQHAVDTSADMIVMGAYGRRRVRDRIFGGVTRWIVKKPPLPLFLAL
- a CDS encoding exopolysaccharide production repressor protein, which encodes MPFRIFCGVLGLVLCANALTVYFILHSIRAATFTTLACALFFQVAYFGSVLLLVWRSGNSGRAGQKARHCGSCGEVRHESSDHNKKGEE
- a CDS encoding 1-aminocyclopropane-1-carboxylate deaminase produces the protein MLGKFERYPLTFGPTPIERLDRLGKHLGGKVEIYAKREDCNSGLAFGGNKLRKLEYIVPDAIASNADTLVSIGGVQSNHTRMVAAVAAKIGMKCLLVQESWVPHEDAVYDRVGNILLSRIMGAEVRLVDEGFDISIRPSWEQALDEVKSRGGRPYAIPAGASVHKYGGLGYVGFAEEVRAQEKQLGFAFDYIVVCTVTGSTHAGMLVGFAKEGRQRTVIGIDASATPAQTKAQVLNIAQHTAKLVDLGTEIVEEDVVLLEEYAGPSYGVPSEETKAAIRLCARLEGMITDPVYEGKSMQAMVDLVQKGFFPEGSRVLYAHLGGAPAINGYSYTFRNG
- the queE gene encoding 7-carboxy-7-deazaguanine synthase; translated protein: MSYAVKEIFYTLQGEGRNAGRAAVFCRFAGCNLWSGREADRATAICRFCDTDFVGMDGAGGGRFATARELASAVEQAWHGAGAGERLVVLTGGEPLLQVDEDLIKALHDVAFEIAVETNGTIHPPTGITWLCVSPKAGAPLAVTVGDELKLVYPQPGAEPELFEGLAFKHLLLQPMDGPEREANTAAAVAYCLANPRWRLTLQTHKFLGIP
- the queD gene encoding 6-carboxytetrahydropterin synthase QueD, with the translated sequence MKITQAFTFEAAHRLPRVPETHRCHRMHGHSYRVELRLEGPVDPETGFVVDFFDVEAAFGPLLQRLDHHCLNDIEGLENPTAENIAIWLWDRIKPILPQIASVTVYETPQCWAEYEG
- the queC gene encoding 7-cyano-7-deazaguanine synthase QueC translates to MLQDSETALVLFSGGQDSTTCLAWALDKFERVETIGFDYGQRHRIELEVRPRVLDRMRRDFPGWSSRLGEDHLIDIAVLAQVSETALTRGVEIAMQENELPNTFVPGRNLLFLIFAAAVAYRRGAKHLVVGVCETDYSGYPDCRDDTIKAMQLALNLGMETRFVIHTPLMWIDKAQTWALAERLGSETLVHLICEETHTCYKGDRKHRHAWGFGCGDCPACKLRARGWERFCSSPASAQRNRSAPVPPCAPARSI